One window of Burkholderiales bacterium genomic DNA carries:
- a CDS encoding ribose-phosphate pyrophosphokinase: MALDRLTVFTGNANPKLAEDIVGHLRLPLGRAKVGRFSDGEVMVEILENVRGKDVFVLQSVCAPTNDNLMELLVMVDALKRASAARVTAAIPYMGYARQDRRPGSARVPITAKVVANMMASAGVDRVLTMDLHSEQIQGFFDIPVDNIYSGPIMLGDVWKHGYQNLVAVSPDVGGVLRARALAKRLEADLAIIDKRRPRPNVATVMNIIGEVEGRTCVIIDDLVDTANTLCEAARALKERGAERVVAYCTHPVLSGPAVERISKSVLDEIVVTDTIPLREEARNCPKIRVLTVASLMAETMRRISEEASVSSLFVE, from the coding sequence GTGGCGCTCGACAGGCTGACCGTCTTTACCGGCAACGCCAATCCCAAGCTGGCCGAAGACATCGTCGGGCACCTGCGCCTGCCGCTGGGCCGCGCGAAGGTGGGCCGTTTCAGCGACGGCGAAGTGATGGTGGAGATCCTCGAGAACGTCCGCGGCAAGGACGTCTTCGTGCTCCAGTCGGTGTGCGCGCCGACCAACGACAACCTGATGGAGCTGCTGGTGATGGTCGATGCGCTGAAGCGCGCTTCGGCCGCGCGCGTGACCGCCGCGATCCCGTACATGGGGTATGCGCGGCAGGACCGCCGCCCGGGCTCGGCGCGGGTGCCGATCACCGCCAAGGTCGTCGCCAACATGATGGCGAGCGCGGGGGTCGATCGCGTGCTCACGATGGACCTGCACTCCGAGCAGATCCAGGGTTTCTTCGACATCCCGGTCGACAACATCTACTCGGGCCCGATCATGCTGGGCGACGTGTGGAAGCACGGCTACCAGAACCTGGTGGCGGTGTCGCCGGACGTCGGCGGCGTGCTGCGGGCGCGAGCGCTCGCGAAGCGGCTCGAAGCCGATCTCGCGATCATCGACAAGCGCCGTCCGCGGCCCAACGTCGCGACGGTGATGAACATCATCGGCGAGGTCGAAGGCCGTACCTGCGTGATCATCGACGACCTCGTCGACACCGCGAACACGCTGTGCGAAGCGGCCAGAGCGCTGAAGGAGCGCGGCGCGGAGCGCGTGGTCGCGTACTGCACGCACCCGGTGCTGTCGGGGCCGGCGGTGGAAAGAATCTCGAAGTCGGTGCTCGACGAGATCGTCGTCACCGACACGATCCCGTTGCGCGAGGAAGCGCGCAACTGTCCCAAGATCCGCGTGCTCACGGTCGCGAGCCTGATGGCCGAGACGATGCGCCGGATCAGCGAGGAAGCATCCGTGAGCTCGCTATTCGTCGAATAA
- the ispE gene encoding 4-(cytidine 5'-diphospho)-2-C-methyl-D-erythritol kinase has product MTAQRYPAPAKLNLMLRVVGRRDDGYHLLQTLFRFIDHGDQVSLAVRDDGAIRRVREIPGVAEDDDLTVRAARLLRQATGARLGADIGVEKRLPMGAGLGGGSSDAATVLIGLNHLWGTGLTRAELQALGLTLGADVPVFIYGQSALGEGVGEVLTPVGLPPAWYVVLTPPVGVSTAAVFSHRDLKRDSKVVKIQGFSAAGLLSGAVNDLQELVCRLYPEVSRHLKWLDRFGPALMTGSGAAVFSSFETEAAAREVVLQLPPDMKGFAARGLDRHPLFDLTAG; this is encoded by the coding sequence GTGACCGCACAGCGCTATCCCGCGCCCGCGAAGCTCAACCTGATGCTGCGCGTGGTCGGACGGCGCGACGACGGCTATCACCTGCTGCAGACGCTGTTCCGCTTCATCGATCACGGCGACCAGGTGAGCCTCGCGGTGCGCGACGATGGCGCGATCCGCCGCGTGCGCGAGATTCCCGGGGTGGCGGAAGACGACGATCTCACGGTGCGCGCGGCGCGGCTGCTGCGGCAGGCGACCGGCGCCCGCCTAGGCGCCGACATCGGCGTCGAGAAGCGCCTGCCGATGGGGGCGGGGCTCGGCGGCGGCAGCTCGGACGCGGCGACGGTGCTGATCGGGCTCAACCACCTCTGGGGGACCGGGCTCACGCGGGCGGAGCTCCAGGCGCTGGGGCTCACGCTCGGCGCCGACGTCCCGGTCTTCATCTACGGGCAAAGCGCCCTGGGTGAGGGCGTGGGCGAGGTCCTCACGCCGGTCGGGCTGCCCCCCGCCTGGTACGTGGTGCTGACCCCGCCGGTGGGCGTCTCCACCGCCGCGGTTTTTTCCCATCGCGATTTGAAACGCGACTCGAAAGTAGTTAAAATACAGGGCTTTTCGGCAGCCGGGCTTCTAAGTGGTGCGGTCAACGACCTCCAGGAGCTCGTTTGCCGGCTGTATCCCGAAGTTTCGCGGCATTTAAAGTGGCTCGATCGTTTCGGACCGGCGCTCATGACAGGATCGGGCGCCGCGGTCTTTTCGAGCTTCGAGACCGAGGCGGCCGCCCGGGAAGTGGTTTTGCAGCTACCGCCGGACATGAAAGGTTTTGCCGCGCGGGGGCTCGATCGGCATCCGCTCTTCGACCTGACGGCAGGCTGA
- a CDS encoding helicase HerA-like domain-containing protein, whose translation MAEPILLAQSSKPLHLLPAYANRHGLIAGATGTGKTVTLQRLAEGFSRIGVPVFMADVKGDLAGISQAGKPNEKIQARIDALKLVDFSYEACPVVFWDVFGDQGHPVRMTASELGPLLLARMLNLNDTQSGVLNAVFRVADDEGLLLLDLKDLRAMLKHVGDNAKAYTTQYGNISSASIGAIQRGLLALESQGGDKLFGEPALNIADLMQTVGDRGVVNILAADKLMSSPKMYATLLLWLLSELFENLPEVGDVAKPKLVFFFDEAHLLFNDAPPALLEKIEQVVRLIRSKGVGVYFVTQNPLDIPDTVLGQLGNRVQHALRAFTPRDQKAVKTAATTLRANPGLDVEAAITELAVGEALVSPLDDKGRPEVVERAFVVPPGCRLGPVTREERAAVMKDSIVAGVYEAAVDRESAYEKLTARVADAPASASKGGADAQPQAEAGGGLLDKLGGLLGGSTGPRGGHRDGLIESAVKSAARTIGSSVGREIVRGVLGSLLAGGSGRRRR comes from the coding sequence ATGGCCGAGCCCATCCTCCTCGCTCAATCCAGCAAGCCCCTCCACCTCCTTCCCGCGTACGCCAACCGCCACGGCCTCATCGCCGGCGCGACCGGCACCGGCAAGACGGTCACCCTGCAACGCCTCGCCGAAGGCTTCAGCCGCATCGGCGTGCCGGTCTTCATGGCCGACGTCAAGGGCGACCTCGCCGGCATCAGCCAGGCGGGCAAGCCCAACGAGAAGATTCAGGCGCGAATCGACGCGCTGAAGCTCGTCGATTTCTCGTACGAAGCCTGCCCGGTGGTGTTCTGGGACGTCTTCGGCGACCAGGGCCACCCGGTGCGCATGACCGCGTCGGAGCTGGGGCCGCTGCTGCTCGCGCGCATGCTCAACCTGAACGACACCCAGTCGGGCGTGCTCAACGCGGTGTTCAGGGTCGCGGACGACGAAGGGCTGCTGCTCCTCGATCTCAAAGACCTGCGCGCGATGTTGAAGCATGTCGGCGACAACGCGAAGGCGTATACGACGCAGTACGGCAACATCTCCTCGGCGTCGATCGGCGCGATCCAGCGCGGCCTGCTCGCGCTGGAATCGCAGGGCGGCGACAAGCTCTTCGGCGAGCCCGCGCTCAACATCGCGGACCTGATGCAGACCGTGGGCGATCGCGGCGTGGTGAACATCCTCGCCGCCGACAAGCTGATGAGCTCGCCGAAGATGTACGCCACGCTCCTGTTGTGGCTGCTCTCCGAGCTGTTCGAGAACCTGCCCGAAGTCGGCGACGTGGCCAAGCCCAAGCTCGTCTTCTTCTTCGACGAGGCGCACCTGCTCTTCAACGACGCGCCGCCCGCGCTGCTGGAGAAGATCGAGCAGGTCGTGCGCCTCATCCGTTCCAAGGGCGTGGGGGTGTACTTCGTGACGCAGAATCCGCTGGACATCCCCGACACCGTGCTCGGCCAGCTCGGCAACCGCGTGCAGCACGCGCTGCGCGCGTTCACGCCGCGCGACCAGAAAGCGGTGAAGACCGCGGCGACCACGCTGCGCGCGAATCCCGGGCTCGACGTGGAGGCCGCGATCACCGAGCTCGCGGTGGGCGAAGCGCTGGTCTCACCGCTGGACGACAAGGGCCGGCCCGAAGTGGTCGAGCGCGCGTTCGTCGTGCCGCCGGGATGCCGGCTCGGTCCGGTGACCAGGGAAGAGCGTGCCGCGGTGATGAAGGACTCGATCGTCGCCGGGGTGTACGAAGCGGCCGTCGATCGCGAATCGGCGTACGAAAAGCTCACCGCGCGCGTCGCGGACGCGCCCGCTTCGGCCTCGAAGGGCGGCGCGGACGCGCAGCCGCAGGCCGAAGCCGGCGGCGGGTTGCTCGACAAGCTCGGCGGCCTGCTCGGCGGCTCGACCGGCCCGCGCGGCGGGCACCGCGACGGCCTCATCGAATCCGCGGTGAAGAGCGCGGCGCGCACCATCGGCTCGTCGGTCGGCCGCGAGATCGTCAGGGGTGTGCTCGGTTCGCTGCTCGCGGGCGGAAGCGGCCGCAGGCGGCGCTAG
- a CDS encoding SPW repeat protein, producing the protein MVARRWQDWANLVLGAWLFASPWLLHYGGTSAGWNAIIMGAGIVVFALIAAYVPKAWEEIINTLCGVWLVVSPFVLGFATSTTVALHTVLVGILATAFAVWAMASDKRLYKRWHSGHSA; encoded by the coding sequence ATGGTCGCACGACGCTGGCAGGACTGGGCCAATCTGGTCCTCGGCGCCTGGCTGTTCGCTTCGCCGTGGCTGCTGCATTACGGCGGCACGTCGGCGGGCTGGAATGCGATCATCATGGGTGCTGGCATCGTCGTGTTCGCGCTCATCGCGGCCTACGTGCCGAAGGCATGGGAAGAGATCATCAACACGCTTTGCGGCGTGTGGCTCGTCGTTTCACCGTTTGTCCTGGGTTTCGCGACTTCGACCACTGTTGCATTGCACACGGTGCTCGTTGGAATACTCGCCACGGCTTTCGCCGTGTGGGCGATGGCGAGCGACAAGCGCCTCTACAAGCGCTGGCACAGCGGTCATTCCGCCTGA
- a CDS encoding ankyrin repeat domain-containing protein: MIRRIAAVLACLLIVVGLAGCAGVGGGAADNDRIVNAIGTDDVYTVRGAVQNGGLSPNARLSVEAYPDGAPIIALAARAASLEVMRFLISSGADVNARTPVNETPLMLAAFFFDEVRGNRSFDRHERAVRLLVESGADLENYYYYTPLAYAAYQDNERVVRYLLQRGAKVNGAAQQGGTYSNTPLMMAAIQGHERMVRMLLAAGADADVRVYGGHTAAEFAEKYNHHGLAQLLQCAQRQYGTLPVGVNCRAMLGFSQH; this comes from the coding sequence ATGATTCGACGCATCGCAGCTGTTCTGGCTTGTCTGTTAATCGTCGTGGGCCTCGCCGGCTGCGCCGGCGTCGGCGGAGGCGCGGCCGACAACGACCGCATCGTGAACGCGATCGGCACCGACGACGTGTACACCGTGCGCGGTGCGGTGCAGAACGGCGGCCTCAGTCCCAACGCGCGATTGTCCGTCGAAGCCTATCCCGACGGGGCGCCGATCATCGCGCTCGCCGCGCGCGCCGCCTCGCTCGAGGTGATGCGCTTCCTCATCTCCAGCGGCGCCGACGTCAACGCGCGCACGCCGGTGAACGAGACGCCGCTCATGCTCGCGGCGTTCTTCTTCGACGAAGTCCGCGGCAACCGCTCCTTCGACCGCCACGAGCGCGCGGTGCGGCTGCTCGTCGAGTCCGGCGCGGACCTCGAGAACTATTACTACTACACCCCGCTCGCCTACGCGGCCTACCAGGACAACGAGCGCGTGGTGCGCTACCTCCTCCAGCGCGGGGCGAAAGTGAACGGCGCAGCCCAGCAGGGCGGCACGTACTCGAACACGCCGCTCATGATGGCGGCGATCCAGGGGCACGAGCGCATGGTGCGTATGCTGCTCGCGGCCGGGGCGGATGCGGACGTCAGGGTGTACGGCGGTCATACCGCCGCGGAGTTCGCGGAGAAGTACAACCATCACGGGCTGGCGCAGCTGCTTCAGTGCGCGCAGCGGCAGTACGGCACGCTGCCGGTCGGCGTGAATTGCCGCGCGATGCTGGGGTTCTCCCAACACTAA
- a CDS encoding DUF1840 domain-containing protein: protein MLVRFDSKAGTITMFGDVGTKLLKMMGQSGSIPGAILAQDIPPAVERLRQALGGESEPSPAKKAGDDGEPQVGMRQRAYPLIELLERAAKQNADVVWDTEKRAAF, encoded by the coding sequence ATGCTCGTCAGATTCGATTCCAAAGCCGGCACGATCACCATGTTCGGCGACGTCGGCACCAAGCTCCTGAAGATGATGGGACAGAGCGGCTCGATCCCGGGCGCGATCCTCGCACAGGACATACCGCCGGCGGTCGAGCGGCTGCGCCAGGCGCTGGGCGGTGAAAGCGAGCCCTCGCCGGCGAAGAAAGCCGGTGACGACGGAGAGCCTCAGGTGGGCATGCGCCAGCGCGCCTATCCGCTCATCGAGCTGCTCGAGCGCGCGGCCAAGCAGAACGCCGACGTGGTGTGGGACACGGAGAAGCGCGCGGCTTTTTAG
- a CDS encoding 50S ribosomal protein L25/general stress protein Ctc encodes MEVTAFPRTTQGTGASRRLRGSGRAPGIIYGANKPAANVELDQNALLRHLKMEAFHASILDMTVDGNKERVLLRDFQMHPWKPIVLHVDFQRVDPNKKIHMRVPLHFTNEDVSEGVKTQGGVVTHAMTDIEIQCLPDHLPEYIAVDLKSMKLNDIYHVNDLTMPAGVEPTAKLKGDNPAVVSMHVPRVAAAEEEAATPVTEITGQAPAEAAAAAAAEGEQKGKAK; translated from the coding sequence ATCGAAGTCACTGCATTTCCCCGCACGACGCAGGGCACGGGTGCGAGCCGCCGCCTGCGCGGCAGCGGCCGCGCCCCCGGGATCATCTACGGGGCGAACAAACCGGCTGCCAACGTCGAGCTCGATCAGAACGCGCTGCTGCGCCATCTGAAGATGGAAGCCTTCCACGCCTCGATCCTGGACATGACGGTCGACGGCAACAAGGAACGCGTGCTGCTGCGCGATTTCCAGATGCACCCGTGGAAGCCGATCGTGCTGCACGTCGATTTCCAGCGCGTCGACCCGAACAAGAAGATCCACATGCGCGTGCCGCTGCACTTCACCAACGAGGACGTCTCCGAAGGCGTGAAGACCCAGGGCGGCGTCGTCACCCACGCCATGACCGACATCGAGATCCAGTGCCTGCCGGACCACCTCCCGGAGTACATCGCGGTCGATCTGAAGTCGATGAAGCTGAACGACATCTATCACGTCAACGACCTGACGATGCCGGCCGGCGTCGAGCCCACGGCCAAGCTGAAGGGCGACAACCCGGCGGTCGTGTCGATGCACGTGCCGCGCGTCGCCGCCGCCGAGGAAGAGGCCGCCACGCCGGTCACCGAGATCACCGGCCAGGCGCCCGCGGAAGCCGCTGCCGCTGCGGCAGCGGAAGGCGAGCAGAAGGGCAAGGCGAAGTAA
- a CDS encoding arginase, translating into MNDSALSHLAKPLQVVGVASGFGARDMGCEAGADVLRSMRLTARLRSRGFRARWAPVIRPAAAYRHDALESVRRTCVRLARRVERIVQHGEFPVVVGGDHTCAIGTWKGVAHANRQRGLVGLLWIDAHMDAHTPQTSESGMLHGMPVASLLGYGYPQLTAIADGARLDPKCVCLYGVRSFERGEAELLERLGVRVFFMEEIARRGVSVTLREAASLVCCASGGFGITLDLDAIDPSDAPGVGSPAAGGLRAGELMAALAEHGAHPNLSGIEIVEYNPYHDRHSATAGVVGDALDAMLLGQSALGAPMRAAG; encoded by the coding sequence ATGAACGATTCCGCTCTGTCGCACCTCGCCAAACCCCTGCAGGTCGTCGGCGTCGCTTCCGGTTTCGGCGCGCGGGACATGGGCTGCGAGGCGGGCGCCGACGTGCTGCGCTCGATGCGGCTCACCGCGCGACTGCGCTCGCGCGGCTTTCGCGCGCGCTGGGCGCCGGTCATCCGTCCCGCGGCTGCCTACCGTCACGACGCGCTCGAATCGGTGCGGCGCACCTGCGTGCGGCTCGCGCGGCGGGTCGAGCGCATCGTCCAGCACGGTGAGTTCCCGGTCGTGGTCGGCGGCGATCACACCTGCGCCATCGGCACCTGGAAAGGCGTCGCGCACGCCAATCGCCAGCGCGGTCTCGTCGGGCTGCTGTGGATCGACGCGCACATGGATGCGCACACGCCGCAGACGTCCGAGAGCGGCATGCTGCACGGCATGCCGGTGGCATCGCTGCTGGGCTACGGTTATCCGCAGCTGACCGCCATCGCCGACGGCGCGCGGCTGGATCCCAAATGCGTCTGCCTTTACGGCGTGAGGAGCTTCGAGCGCGGCGAAGCCGAGCTCCTTGAACGTCTCGGCGTGCGGGTGTTCTTCATGGAAGAGATCGCGCGGCGCGGCGTATCCGTGACGCTGCGCGAGGCCGCGTCGCTGGTGTGCTGCGCCAGCGGCGGTTTCGGCATCACGCTCGACCTCGATGCGATCGACCCGAGCGATGCGCCCGGCGTCGGCAGCCCGGCGGCGGGCGGCCTGCGCGCGGGCGAGCTCATGGCGGCCCTTGCGGAGCACGGCGCGCATCCCAATCTTTCGGGTATCGAGATCGTGGAGTACAACCCCTACCACGACCGCCATTCGGCGACCGCGGGGGTCGTCGGCGACGCGCTCGACGCGATGCTGCTCGGGCAGTCGGCGCTCGGCGCGCCGATGCGGGCGGCGGGTTAA
- the lolB gene encoding lipoprotein insertase outer membrane protein LolB translates to MRNARGRAAAAALVLLLAACATPLAPRSSQSFDLLGRALVTYRDGSVTANLRWEHAAAADQIWLMTPTGQTLAYIVDGKDGATLTRADQKQFRAGSVEALTQQALGWPLPLALLQYWVKGEPAPSSKPEALQRGADGRIASLVQNDWKVAIAYHGEGEYAGRVRRLDLSDGPNEIRLVVDTWRDAQ, encoded by the coding sequence ATGCGTAACGCGCGGGGGCGCGCCGCAGCAGCGGCGCTGGTGCTGTTGCTCGCCGCGTGCGCCACGCCGCTCGCGCCGCGCTCGTCCCAATCTTTCGACCTCCTCGGCCGCGCGCTCGTCACCTATCGCGACGGCAGCGTCACCGCCAATCTGCGGTGGGAGCACGCCGCGGCGGCGGACCAGATCTGGCTCATGACGCCGACCGGGCAGACGCTCGCCTACATCGTCGACGGCAAGGACGGCGCGACGCTCACCCGCGCCGACCAGAAGCAGTTTCGCGCCGGCAGCGTCGAAGCGCTCACCCAGCAGGCGCTCGGCTGGCCGCTGCCGCTCGCGCTGCTGCAGTACTGGGTGAAGGGCGAGCCCGCGCCGTCGAGCAAGCCCGAAGCGCTGCAGCGCGGCGCCGACGGCAGGATCGCGAGCCTCGTCCAGAACGACTGGAAGGTCGCGATCGCGTACCACGGCGAAGGCGAGTACGCCGGCCGGGTGCGCCGCCTCGATCTCTCCGACGGTCCCAACGAAATCCGCCTCGTCGTCGACACCTGGCGCGACGCACAGTGA
- the ychF gene encoding redox-regulated ATPase YchF, with protein sequence MSLKCGIVGLPNVGKSTLFNALTKAGIAAENYPFCTIEPNTGIVEVPDPRLDALAALAKPEKVIPAVTEFVDIAGLVAGASKGEGLGNQFLANIRETDAIAHVVRCFEDPNVIHVSNKVDPVSDIETINTELALADLSTVEKQLARYSKVARAGGDKEAQRLVAVLEKCLPVLNEARPVRTLDLYEEEKAVLRNLALLTAKPTVYIANVKEDGFENNPHLDAVRKHAAAEGAPVVAVCAAIEAEIADMDAEDKTVFLADMGMTEPGLDRVIHAGYDRLGLQTYFTAGPKEVRAWTVKKGSTAPQAAGVIHTDFEKGFIRAEVIGYDDYIKHKGEQGAKEAGRMRLEGKEYVVQDGDVMHFRFNV encoded by the coding sequence ATGTCTCTGAAATGCGGCATCGTCGGCCTTCCCAACGTCGGTAAATCGACGCTCTTCAACGCGCTCACCAAGGCGGGCATCGCCGCGGAGAACTATCCGTTCTGCACCATCGAGCCCAACACCGGCATCGTGGAAGTGCCCGATCCGCGCCTCGATGCGCTGGCGGCGCTCGCCAAGCCTGAAAAGGTCATCCCCGCGGTCACCGAGTTCGTCGACATCGCCGGTCTCGTCGCGGGCGCGTCCAAGGGCGAAGGCCTCGGCAACCAGTTCCTCGCCAACATCCGCGAGACCGATGCGATCGCCCACGTGGTGCGCTGCTTCGAAGACCCGAACGTGATCCACGTCTCGAACAAGGTCGACCCGGTCTCCGATATCGAGACGATCAATACCGAGCTCGCGCTGGCGGACCTCTCGACGGTCGAGAAGCAGCTCGCGCGCTATTCGAAGGTCGCCAGGGCCGGCGGCGACAAGGAAGCGCAGCGCCTGGTGGCGGTGCTCGAGAAGTGCCTGCCGGTGCTGAACGAGGCCAGGCCGGTGCGCACCCTCGACCTCTACGAGGAAGAGAAAGCGGTGCTGCGCAACCTCGCGCTGCTGACCGCCAAGCCGACGGTGTACATCGCCAACGTCAAGGAAGACGGTTTCGAGAACAACCCGCACCTCGACGCGGTGCGCAAGCACGCCGCGGCCGAAGGCGCGCCGGTGGTGGCGGTGTGCGCGGCGATCGAGGCCGAGATCGCCGACATGGACGCCGAGGACAAGACGGTCTTCCTGGCCGACATGGGCATGACCGAGCCCGGCCTCGACCGCGTCATCCACGCCGGCTACGACCGCCTCGGGTTACAGACCTACTTCACCGCCGGTCCCAAAGAGGTGCGCGCGTGGACGGTGAAGAAAGGCTCCACCGCCCCGCAGGCCGCGGGGGTGATCCACACCGACTTCGAGAAAGGCTTCATCCGCGCCGAAGTGATCGGCTACGACGACTACATCAAGCACAAGGGCGAGCAGGGCGCGAAGGAAGCCGGACGCATGCGGCTCGAGGGCAAGGAGTATGTCGTGCAGGACGGCGACGTCATGCACTTCCGCTTCAACGTCTGA
- a CDS encoding YebC/PmpR family DNA-binding transcriptional regulator has translation MAGHSKWANIKHRKERQDAKRGKIFTRLIKEITVAARLGGGADPDMNARLRLAIDKAQENNLPKDTIERAAKRGAGEMDGVNYEEVRYEGYGIGGAAIMVDCMTDNKTRTVADVRFAFTKNGGNMGTEGSVAFLFKHCGQLMFAPGTDEDKLMEAALDAGAEDVITNDDGSIEVLTAPNDFPQVREALIKAGFKPELAEVTMKPSTETELAGDDAAKMQKLLDAIESLDDVQDVYTTAVINE, from the coding sequence ATGGCGGGTCATAGCAAATGGGCGAACATCAAGCACCGCAAGGAGCGACAGGACGCTAAGCGCGGCAAGATCTTCACCCGTCTCATCAAGGAGATCACGGTCGCGGCCCGCCTGGGCGGCGGCGCCGACCCCGACATGAACGCCCGGCTGCGCCTCGCGATCGACAAGGCGCAGGAGAACAACCTTCCCAAGGACACCATCGAGCGCGCGGCCAAGCGCGGCGCGGGCGAGATGGACGGCGTCAACTACGAGGAAGTGCGCTACGAGGGCTACGGCATCGGCGGCGCGGCGATCATGGTCGACTGCATGACCGACAACAAGACTCGCACCGTCGCGGACGTGCGGTTCGCGTTCACCAAGAACGGCGGCAACATGGGCACCGAAGGCTCGGTGGCCTTCCTCTTCAAGCATTGCGGTCAGCTCATGTTCGCGCCCGGCACCGACGAGGACAAGCTGATGGAGGCGGCGCTCGACGCCGGCGCCGAGGACGTGATCACCAACGACGACGGCAGCATCGAGGTGCTCACCGCGCCCAACGATTTCCCTCAGGTGCGCGAGGCGCTGATCAAGGCCGGCTTCAAGCCCGAGCTCGCCGAAGTGACCATGAAGCCTTCGACCGAGACCGAGCTCGCGGGCGACGACGCCGCGAAGATGCAGAAGCTCCTCGATGCGATCGAATCGCTCGACGACGTGCAGGACGTGTACACCACCGCGGTCATCAACGAGTGA
- the pth gene encoding aminoacyl-tRNA hydrolase: MKLIVGLGNPGRKYETTRHNAGFWWVDEVARAANASFRAESRFSGEVAKGPGTDIWLLKPQTFMNNSGRAVGALANFYRIDASDILVAHDELDLPPGAVKLKFGGGLSGNGLKDVAAVLGTKDFWRLRIGIGHPRDLAASEQEVVDYVLHNPRLEEKKAIEDALAKAMDVWPLIASHEMEKAMLRLHTDRPKKGDG; this comes from the coding sequence ATGAAACTCATCGTCGGCCTCGGCAATCCGGGCAGGAAATACGAAACGACGCGCCACAACGCCGGTTTCTGGTGGGTGGACGAGGTCGCGCGCGCCGCCAACGCGAGCTTCCGCGCGGAGTCGCGTTTCTCGGGCGAAGTCGCCAAAGGCCCGGGCACGGACATCTGGCTGCTGAAACCCCAGACGTTCATGAACAACTCGGGACGCGCGGTCGGCGCGCTCGCGAACTTCTATCGCATCGACGCGTCCGACATCCTCGTCGCGCACGACGAGCTCGACCTGCCGCCGGGCGCCGTCAAGCTCAAGTTCGGCGGCGGCCTGTCGGGCAACGGCTTGAAGGACGTCGCCGCGGTGCTCGGCACCAAGGATTTCTGGCGGCTGCGCATCGGCATCGGCCATCCCCGCGATCTCGCCGCCAGCGAGCAGGAAGTCGTCGATTACGTCCTGCACAACCCGCGTCTGGAAGAGAAGAAAGCGATCGAGGACGCGCTCGCCAAGGCGATGGACGTGTGGCCGCTGATCGCGAGCCATGAGATGGAAAAAGCCATGCTTCGGCTTCACACCGATAGGCCGAAAAAAGGTGACGGATAG